One Roseimaritima multifibrata DNA window includes the following coding sequences:
- a CDS encoding DUF1553 domain-containing protein, with protein MNRYCTGVLRTLSAFLLCVLPAFEGALCLDVAAAEPAETDTPQPVAKWDFETPLSVKLVGGGQIQESSLIAPEFPDFQEQHQSLHLGLGSYLRIADHPDGRFDFASGDEITLEAWVRLDGFGQNAYLIGKGRTGNPGTTANNQSWALRLRSKGGSACVNFLFRSRPSADAPDSEGQWHRWTSNQGFTPGSGWHHVAVTYRFGDSDPNNIRGYLDGKQVAGRWDMDGATSRPPVNDDDEVWIGSTMKGDKSNSLHGDIDGIAVYRKVLPPETFKARYRYNPQPRVVTEVPEGKVAVQMYGPIASTGTIPTRVGKLLTTWIQDDLAFVQLPHRYDEWGIRQDWGRPLLVQATTDVAVPAGKHRILVRARGLSRLWIDDELVLTTRAQPNRAGAHHVVDPLPEVLFPGMRPHAMSEQEKVIEHTFEGQPSRFVLESIVGGPRYRPEFGENCVAIELEGTSMFTILAPQPVHPLTDEGWEAVVEKTAQQISQQDLQNRRKASEASKAYWDKRHRFAVQNRMSDTPAEQGIDGLLAARLSSELQRAAGSEAASDDQNLFAEQIEPILAQHCYRCHGEKEQGGLSLRSREKMLAGGESEIPAVVPGKPEESQLFELVSAAADDYRMPPQGDGLTEKQVAAVRTWIEQGAVVPAKPITATAEVTPVSSDEVFLRRVYLDTVGVAPSISEATEFLSSTDPDRRRKLIDQLLKDPRVADNWVGYWQDALAENPNLLKPTLNNTGPFRWWIHEALTDNKPLDRFATELIMMRGSTWDGGTAGFAVASQNDAPMAAKAYVLGTAFMGVQMKCARCHDAPYHQWKQGDLFQMAAMLERKPIKLPASSTVPPAFFAAQERESLIKATLQPGEAVQPEWPFADIIPDVPGELLENPDDSRERLAAQLTLSRRFAQIMVNRVWGRLMGLALVEPVDDWEGNPPSDPALLEYLADELIQSGYDFRHLCRTIMNSEAYQRTAIDREEGIEPESRFYAGPYRRRMTAEQVVDTAFHAVGMPLGTEELTMDVEGTLPPSTFLNFGYPERAWEFTTLANERDRPSLALPKTQAVADVLKAFGWRNSRPEPIAERELAANLIQPAVLANGTLGTWLTRLSEESGLTTEVLRDQPLETLVDRLFLTMLTRYPTDAEQARFVALLEEGYADRMVPLAEVDPLPEQERFRFVSWSNHLNSEANKIKVEMEERVRQGPPATPFIRAEWRTKFEDAVWSLLNAPEMVMIP; from the coding sequence ATGAATCGATACTGCACCGGCGTTCTCCGAACGTTGTCGGCCTTTCTGCTATGCGTTTTGCCCGCTTTCGAGGGGGCTCTTTGTTTGGACGTTGCTGCTGCTGAACCGGCGGAGACCGATACTCCTCAGCCGGTCGCCAAATGGGATTTCGAAACCCCTCTTTCGGTGAAGCTTGTTGGCGGAGGCCAGATTCAAGAATCAAGCTTGATCGCTCCGGAATTCCCAGATTTCCAAGAACAGCATCAGTCGCTGCATCTGGGGCTGGGGTCGTATTTGCGAATCGCAGATCATCCGGATGGTCGTTTTGACTTTGCTTCCGGGGATGAAATCACGTTGGAGGCTTGGGTACGTTTGGACGGTTTTGGTCAGAATGCTTATCTGATTGGAAAAGGACGCACAGGGAATCCAGGCACGACGGCTAACAACCAAAGCTGGGCGCTGCGTTTGCGATCCAAAGGTGGTTCGGCTTGCGTTAATTTCCTTTTCCGCAGCCGGCCATCGGCCGATGCCCCTGATTCGGAAGGGCAATGGCATCGCTGGACGTCTAACCAAGGATTCACGCCTGGTTCGGGGTGGCATCATGTGGCCGTCACCTACCGGTTTGGAGATTCCGACCCCAATAACATCCGCGGCTATTTAGATGGTAAGCAGGTCGCGGGCCGCTGGGATATGGATGGCGCCACCAGTCGACCTCCAGTAAACGATGACGATGAAGTCTGGATTGGATCGACCATGAAGGGGGATAAAAGTAATTCGCTTCACGGCGATATCGATGGCATCGCGGTTTATCGGAAGGTGCTGCCGCCTGAAACTTTTAAGGCACGCTACCGATACAATCCGCAGCCGCGCGTGGTTACTGAGGTCCCAGAGGGAAAAGTCGCCGTCCAAATGTATGGCCCTATCGCCTCGACCGGAACCATTCCGACGCGTGTCGGCAAACTGTTAACCACCTGGATTCAGGACGACCTTGCTTTCGTGCAGTTGCCTCACCGATATGACGAGTGGGGGATCCGGCAAGACTGGGGACGCCCCTTGTTGGTGCAAGCAACCACCGATGTTGCGGTTCCGGCCGGGAAACACCGAATCCTGGTTCGAGCTCGTGGGCTGTCACGCCTGTGGATCGATGATGAATTGGTTCTAACAACGCGTGCACAACCCAATCGCGCTGGGGCTCATCACGTGGTCGACCCGTTGCCGGAAGTGCTTTTTCCGGGGATGCGCCCGCATGCGATGAGCGAGCAAGAGAAAGTGATCGAACACACGTTTGAAGGACAGCCCAGTCGGTTTGTTCTCGAATCGATTGTTGGCGGCCCACGTTATCGCCCCGAATTTGGGGAGAACTGCGTCGCAATCGAATTGGAAGGGACGTCGATGTTCACCATCCTCGCGCCTCAGCCGGTCCATCCGTTGACGGACGAAGGCTGGGAAGCGGTGGTCGAAAAAACCGCTCAACAAATCAGTCAACAGGACCTTCAGAATCGCAGGAAGGCATCCGAAGCGTCCAAGGCTTACTGGGACAAACGGCACCGGTTTGCGGTCCAGAATCGAATGAGCGATACGCCAGCGGAGCAGGGGATCGACGGTCTTTTGGCGGCTCGTTTGTCGTCCGAACTCCAACGGGCCGCTGGATCGGAAGCCGCCTCGGACGATCAGAACCTTTTCGCCGAGCAGATCGAACCGATCCTCGCACAGCATTGCTACCGCTGCCACGGTGAAAAAGAGCAGGGGGGACTGAGCCTGCGATCGAGAGAAAAAATGTTGGCTGGGGGAGAATCCGAAATCCCCGCTGTGGTCCCCGGAAAACCTGAAGAAAGTCAGTTGTTCGAACTGGTGTCGGCTGCGGCGGATGATTATCGCATGCCTCCACAAGGCGACGGGCTGACCGAAAAGCAAGTCGCTGCGGTCCGAACCTGGATCGAACAAGGTGCGGTTGTGCCCGCCAAACCGATCACGGCGACTGCCGAAGTCACTCCGGTTTCCAGCGACGAGGTTTTTCTGCGCCGGGTTTATCTGGATACCGTTGGCGTTGCACCTAGCATCTCCGAAGCGACCGAATTTCTGTCCAGCACCGATCCTGATCGTCGGCGGAAGCTGATTGATCAGTTGTTGAAAGACCCTCGCGTCGCAGACAACTGGGTTGGCTATTGGCAGGACGCACTTGCCGAAAATCCGAATTTATTGAAACCGACGTTGAATAACACGGGCCCGTTTCGCTGGTGGATTCATGAAGCGTTAACGGATAATAAACCACTCGATCGTTTTGCGACCGAGCTGATCATGATGCGGGGAAGTACTTGGGATGGCGGGACGGCCGGGTTTGCGGTCGCTTCACAAAATGATGCTCCGATGGCAGCCAAAGCCTATGTGCTGGGGACCGCGTTCATGGGAGTGCAGATGAAATGTGCTCGCTGTCATGATGCTCCCTATCACCAGTGGAAGCAGGGCGACCTATTTCAGATGGCTGCGATGTTGGAGCGGAAGCCGATCAAGCTGCCTGCCAGCAGCACGGTCCCTCCAGCGTTTTTTGCCGCTCAGGAACGAGAATCCTTAATCAAGGCGACGCTTCAACCGGGCGAAGCCGTTCAGCCCGAATGGCCGTTCGCTGATATCATCCCTGACGTGCCTGGCGAACTGCTTGAAAATCCTGACGATAGTCGCGAACGTTTGGCGGCTCAATTGACGCTGTCTAGGCGTTTTGCTCAGATCATGGTCAACCGAGTTTGGGGACGTTTGATGGGATTGGCCCTTGTCGAACCTGTCGATGACTGGGAAGGGAACCCGCCAAGCGATCCAGCATTGCTTGAGTACCTGGCCGACGAGCTTATTCAGTCAGGATATGATTTTAGGCATCTGTGCCGAACGATTATGAATAGCGAAGCCTATCAGCGGACCGCGATTGATCGTGAAGAAGGGATCGAGCCTGAATCACGTTTTTATGCAGGCCCCTATCGTCGGCGAATGACCGCAGAGCAAGTGGTCGATACCGCTTTCCATGCGGTCGGGATGCCGCTTGGCACCGAAGAGCTGACGATGGACGTTGAGGGAACGTTGCCGCCGAGTACTTTCTTGAATTTTGGTTATCCCGAAAGAGCCTGGGAATTTACGACCCTCGCAAACGAACGAGATCGACCAAGCCTTGCGTTGCCGAAAACCCAAGCGGTCGCCGATGTGCTAAAAGCCTTTGGATGGCGAAATTCCCGTCCGGAGCCGATTGCCGAGCGAGAGCTTGCGGCCAACCTGATTCAGCCAGCAGTGCTCGCTAACGGAACTTTGGGAACCTGGTTGACCAGGCTGTCCGAAGAGAGTGGTCTGACCACCGAAGTCCTACGGGATCAGCCGCTGGAAACGTTGGTCGATCGCCTGTTTTTGACGATGCTGACACGTTACCCAACGGATGCCGAACAGGCTCGTTTTGTGGCTCTGCTTGAAGAGGGCTACGCCGATCGAATGGTTCCCTTAGCGGAAGTCGATCCGTTGCCCGAACAGGAACGCTTTCGGTTTGTTTCGTGGTCCAACCATTTGAATTCCGAAGCGAACAAGATCAAAGTCGAAATGGAAGAGCGTGTTCGACAAGGTCCACCAGCGACTCCCTTCATTCGGGCTGAATGGCGAACCAAATTTGAAGATGCCGTTTGGTCGCTGTTGAACGCTCCCGAAATGGTGATGATTCCGTAA
- a CDS encoding AGE family epimerase/isomerase, with translation MAYAPHPSLPTASLLSTYRDGLLENTLPFWLNHACDQQHGGFFGSLDERGQVIDTDKSIWQQGRFTWLLAELANNLSPDPTWVQWAKSGADFLDTHGFDPEDGRMFFQVTRDGIPLRKRRYSFSEAFAAIAYGELAQLFNDTNYRDKALACFQTFQNHLANPPGPAKFTNARPTRGIGGAMITINIAQQLRESIKLESANAIIDQAIAEIETFHVHNDIECVVETVSPEGKRIDHFDGRTLNPGHAIEAAWFIMWEGKVRQDSRLIELGCRMLDWMWERGWDQEFGGILYFTSLDEAPIQEYWQDMKFWWPHNETIIATLLAAILTGDPKYVRWHQQVHDWSYQHFADPTNGEWFGYLRRDGAISNRLKGNLWKGPFHLPRMEWICWQMLAELPAS, from the coding sequence ATGGCGTACGCCCCTCACCCTTCTCTGCCCACGGCCAGCTTGCTGTCAACCTATCGTGATGGGCTGCTTGAAAACACGCTTCCATTCTGGCTGAACCATGCGTGTGACCAGCAACATGGCGGTTTTTTTGGCTCGCTGGATGAACGGGGCCAGGTGATCGACACCGACAAAAGCATCTGGCAACAAGGCCGATTCACCTGGCTGCTGGCAGAACTGGCCAACAATCTATCGCCCGATCCAACCTGGGTTCAATGGGCCAAAAGCGGAGCCGATTTTCTGGACACCCACGGCTTCGATCCAGAGGACGGACGAATGTTTTTCCAGGTCACCCGCGACGGCATTCCGCTCCGCAAGCGACGCTACTCTTTTAGCGAAGCGTTTGCAGCAATCGCATACGGCGAACTTGCCCAGCTGTTCAATGACACGAATTATCGCGACAAAGCACTAGCCTGTTTTCAAACGTTCCAAAACCATTTAGCCAATCCTCCCGGACCTGCCAAATTTACGAACGCCCGCCCCACACGAGGTATCGGGGGCGCGATGATCACCATCAACATCGCCCAGCAGTTAAGGGAATCGATCAAGCTGGAATCGGCGAACGCGATCATCGACCAAGCGATTGCGGAAATTGAAACATTCCATGTTCACAACGATATCGAATGTGTCGTCGAAACCGTTTCTCCAGAGGGAAAACGTATCGATCATTTTGATGGAAGAACGCTGAATCCAGGGCATGCCATCGAAGCGGCCTGGTTCATCATGTGGGAGGGAAAGGTCCGTCAAGATTCACGCCTGATCGAACTGGGCTGCCGGATGCTGGACTGGATGTGGGAGCGAGGCTGGGACCAGGAATTCGGAGGCATCCTCTACTTCACAAGCTTGGACGAAGCGCCGATCCAGGAGTACTGGCAAGACATGAAATTCTGGTGGCCTCACAATGAAACCATCATTGCGACCCTCTTGGCTGCAATCCTAACGGGAGACCCAAAATACGTCCGCTGGCACCAACAGGTACACGACTGGTCCTACCAGCACTTCGCCGACCCAACCAATGGCGAATGGTTCGGCTACCTGCGTCGTGACGGTGCAATCAGCAATCGCCTAAAGGGGAACCTCTGGAAAGGGCCATTCCATTTACCAAGAATGGAATGGATTTGTTGGCAGATGCTGGCAGAACTTCCCGCATCCTAA
- a CDS encoding OmpA/MotB family protein, producing MEEEPEESGPEIPEWVVTFGDMMSLLLTFFIMLVSLSEIKEDEKYQALVDSMHRQFGYSKSLDSLAPGDAKPRASAMSVLATTGRAKRKDTAKGGVPEPAPHGEEPMVRIIRPGKRTAVGAVVFFEVGDADLDAEGKRVLDQVSVQLRGKPQKIEIRGHASPELAARTGDVNEAMDLGYLRARHVLDYLVNVTELDAKRFRLNSAGATEPMHSGGDSANGHANARVEVFLLDENAEDLRGTSAERAQRVLQTPTNDEAP from the coding sequence ATGGAAGAAGAACCAGAAGAATCCGGGCCTGAAATTCCTGAATGGGTTGTGACCTTCGGGGACATGATGTCGCTGCTGCTAACCTTTTTCATCATGTTGGTTTCGCTAAGCGAAATTAAAGAGGACGAAAAATATCAGGCGTTAGTCGATTCCATGCACCGTCAGTTTGGGTATTCAAAGTCGCTCGACAGTCTTGCCCCAGGGGACGCGAAACCTCGCGCCTCGGCGATGTCCGTGCTGGCGACGACCGGTCGAGCCAAGCGGAAAGATACTGCGAAGGGTGGTGTTCCTGAACCAGCGCCTCATGGCGAAGAACCGATGGTGCGAATCATCAGGCCTGGCAAGCGAACGGCTGTCGGTGCGGTGGTGTTTTTTGAAGTGGGGGATGCCGATCTGGACGCCGAAGGGAAACGAGTTCTGGATCAGGTTTCCGTGCAACTGCGCGGCAAGCCCCAGAAAATCGAAATTCGTGGACATGCTTCGCCAGAATTAGCCGCTCGTACAGGAGACGTTAACGAGGCGATGGATTTGGGCTACCTGCGAGCTCGCCATGTGCTGGACTATTTGGTGAACGTTACCGAACTGGACGCCAAACGTTTTCGCTTGAATTCAGCAGGTGCTACCGAACCGATGCACTCAGGGGGCGATTCCGCGAACGGACATGCGAACGCTCGAGTGGAAGTATTTCTGTTAGATGAAAATGCAGAGGACTTACGTGGAACCTCCGCCGAACGGGCTCAGCGTGTTCTCCAGACCCCAACCAATGACGAGGCCCCCTAA
- the fliN gene encoding flagellar motor switch protein FliN, with translation MSESPSAKNAETTEDASPVGEDGGLATDKKQEVSPHDIEKLIADAQAGVDQAVGNDPDSDAQPFHLNNLESVAQGGETHPMQLLGDVELDLRIELGRTQMRLEEVLKLRGGAVVALDKLAGDPVDVYVNGRLIARGEVLVMNDNFCVRVTELLGATA, from the coding sequence GTGAGCGAGTCGCCCTCAGCAAAAAACGCTGAAACTACCGAAGATGCTTCTCCTGTGGGGGAGGACGGCGGTTTGGCGACCGACAAAAAACAAGAAGTCTCTCCGCACGATATCGAAAAATTGATCGCGGATGCTCAGGCTGGCGTCGATCAAGCGGTCGGGAATGATCCCGATAGTGACGCCCAACCATTCCATCTGAATAATCTGGAATCGGTCGCCCAGGGTGGCGAAACCCATCCGATGCAGTTGCTGGGCGATGTTGAATTAGATCTGAGGATTGAACTAGGCCGCACCCAAATGCGGCTGGAAGAAGTCCTAAAGTTGCGGGGCGGAGCCGTCGTCGCTCTCGATAAATTGGCCGGAGACCCCGTGGACGTTTACGTCAACGGACGCTTGATTGCACGTGGCGAAGTCCTGGTGATGAACGATAATTTCTGCGTTCGTGTAACCGAATTGCTAGGAGCCACCGCGTGA
- a CDS encoding flagellar FlbD family protein, producing MIKLSRLDGEPFILNADLIRYVESRPDTFITLTTGERLVVAESMDEVVDRSVRYQQQKQWIPGR from the coding sequence ATGATCAAACTTTCAAGACTCGACGGTGAGCCGTTCATCTTAAACGCCGACCTCATCCGCTATGTGGAAAGTCGACCTGACACGTTCATTACGTTGACCACCGGAGAGCGGCTGGTCGTCGCTGAATCGATGGACGAAGTCGTCGATCGGTCGGTTCGCTATCAGCAACAGAAACAGTGGATACCAGGACGTTAA
- a CDS encoding DUF1559 domain-containing protein encodes MNRHSSRAGFTLVELLVVIAIIGVLVGLLLPAVQAAREAARRMQCGNNLKQMTLACHNYHDTFGKLPAGKITTVTGFGGPYRSNWAIAILPYIEQNNLYELYRQEENNNSTWNMANVNSQFVETYACPSDLNVKQTGRPESGRGSGQDWARGSYRCMTGASAGHKDVTNGGWWDGDEYSGIPSSWIGAMHFVDEQLQQESMGITDGTSNTLLIGELHRPKDKDRRGTFWAYSYTSYNASGAVPYGASIAAHRWAECLANVPSSNICKRGFGSYHPAGNNWAVCDGSVRFISDTVNMDVYVGLASAYGGEVVQFP; translated from the coding sequence ATGAACAGGCACTCTTCACGCGCAGGTTTTACTCTTGTTGAATTATTGGTGGTGATCGCCATCATCGGCGTACTGGTTGGGCTGCTGCTGCCAGCCGTTCAGGCCGCTCGAGAAGCCGCTCGCCGCATGCAATGTGGCAACAATCTTAAGCAAATGACTCTTGCTTGTCACAATTACCACGACACGTTTGGAAAACTGCCGGCTGGAAAAATCACCACGGTAACCGGTTTCGGAGGCCCCTATCGGTCGAACTGGGCGATTGCGATCCTCCCCTACATCGAGCAAAACAACCTGTACGAACTCTATCGCCAAGAAGAAAACAACAATTCGACTTGGAACATGGCCAACGTCAACAGCCAATTCGTTGAAACGTATGCCTGCCCATCGGATTTAAATGTCAAGCAGACGGGCAGACCTGAATCCGGCCGCGGAAGTGGGCAGGACTGGGCTAGAGGGTCTTATCGTTGCATGACCGGTGCAAGCGCTGGGCACAAAGATGTAACCAACGGCGGCTGGTGGGATGGCGACGAATACAGTGGCATCCCTTCGTCCTGGATCGGTGCCATGCACTTTGTTGACGAACAACTGCAACAGGAATCGATGGGGATCACCGATGGTACTTCGAACACCCTTTTGATCGGTGAACTTCACCGTCCCAAAGACAAAGACCGCCGCGGAACCTTCTGGGCCTATAGCTACACCTCCTACAATGCCAGCGGAGCCGTTCCTTACGGGGCATCGATCGCCGCCCACCGCTGGGCAGAATGCCTAGCCAATGTTCCCAGCAGCAACATCTGTAAACGAGGATTTGGCAGTTACCACCCCGCGGGGAACAACTGGGCCGTCTGCGATGGTTCGGTTCGCTTCATCAGCGATACGGTCAACATGGATGTCTACGTCGGCCTAGCAAGTGCCTACGGTGGCGAAGTCGTTCAGTTCCCATAG
- a CDS encoding dihydrolipoamide acetyltransferase produces MADDAPENEEVAAPKKSGLGKGLMIGFISVVVLVETALFFFLVPSAEEVSALAEARLIQSVQEGQQKVEELTDEENSVEEVLIGQFGETFSPLDTQDHYRVELNLFGLVRKKDLEKMNAEKTSKEGRIRHAVRMKIRMSDLSELDENQLGLLQRRILTTCNHLLEDDLLLSVGFRDYQLYKE; encoded by the coding sequence ATGGCTGATGACGCCCCTGAAAATGAAGAAGTTGCGGCTCCGAAAAAATCGGGGCTTGGCAAAGGTTTGATGATTGGGTTCATCTCGGTCGTTGTGCTTGTCGAAACAGCCCTCTTTTTCTTCTTGGTTCCTTCTGCGGAAGAAGTCAGTGCCCTCGCTGAGGCGCGTTTGATTCAATCCGTTCAAGAAGGCCAGCAGAAAGTGGAGGAACTGACCGACGAGGAGAACAGCGTCGAAGAAGTCCTGATCGGGCAATTTGGCGAAACGTTCAGCCCTCTCGATACGCAGGATCATTATCGTGTTGAACTGAACCTTTTTGGTTTGGTGCGAAAAAAAGATCTGGAGAAAATGAATGCGGAGAAAACCTCCAAAGAAGGGCGTATTCGGCATGCGGTGCGGATGAAAATCCGGATGTCGGACCTTTCTGAACTGGATGAGAACCAATTGGGGTTGCTGCAAAGACGAATTTTGACGACATGTAATCATCTGTTGGAAGACGACCTGTTACTTTCTGTCGGATTCCGCGATTATCAGTTGTACAAAGAATAA
- a CDS encoding FliO/MopB family protein — MYSRFDRLSRFPCKGFLSGFAACILAGISLTSAGFAQSIQGQGFAQSETQEATRYRPADEVVLARPGDRVTLVNAQDAGHDQAAASPFRGEAAPASRDVSPFRSVETNPDEEKQARQTLPLATVISSLAIVLGLFAALVWVWRRGGGSTLGGLSKEAFQVIGRSPLAPRQNMVLVRCGRRVLVLAVSGTSTSTLAEITDPDEVAELLALTGGGVGHHQFQQTLAELGKERPQQKRFVDTDEEDRPRHLFASV, encoded by the coding sequence ATGTATTCCAGATTCGATCGGCTATCTAGATTCCCCTGCAAAGGATTTCTAAGCGGGTTCGCTGCTTGTATTCTTGCCGGAATCAGCCTCACCTCGGCTGGTTTTGCACAATCGATCCAAGGGCAAGGTTTTGCCCAATCCGAGACGCAGGAAGCGACGAGATATCGTCCCGCTGATGAAGTCGTCTTGGCGCGACCTGGCGATCGAGTGACCTTGGTGAATGCTCAGGATGCCGGCCACGATCAGGCTGCTGCAAGTCCTTTTCGCGGTGAAGCTGCTCCAGCCTCCCGCGACGTTTCTCCATTTCGCTCGGTAGAAACGAACCCGGATGAGGAAAAGCAGGCGCGGCAAACGCTTCCTCTGGCCACCGTTATCAGTTCGCTTGCCATCGTCCTCGGGTTGTTTGCCGCCCTGGTCTGGGTTTGGCGCCGCGGAGGTGGATCGACGCTCGGAGGATTGTCGAAAGAAGCGTTTCAGGTCATTGGCCGCAGCCCGTTGGCACCGCGGCAGAATATGGTTTTGGTCCGTTGTGGGCGTCGCGTTCTTGTCCTTGCCGTTAGTGGGACATCCACCTCGACGTTGGCGGAGATCACCGACCCGGACGAAGTGGCTGAACTGTTGGCTCTGACAGGAGGCGGGGTAGGGCACCACCAGTTTCAGCAAACGTTGGCGGAACTAGGAAAAGAGCGTCCGCAGCAAAAACGTTTTGTGGACACGGATGAGGAAGATCGACCGCGGCACCTGTTTGCCAGCGTTTGA
- a CDS encoding DUF6795 domain-containing protein, whose protein sequence is MASCLCTLAVGCGPSYTTVPVSGTVTVNGKPAANVWLQFELIENGVNAPRSTATTDDSGKFTLSLATEDGGVGAVPGEHVVRLAPKGEDNEAMEGPEADAPRKMRLPEEATGGKIKFTIPEEGTDSANFDF, encoded by the coding sequence ATGGCATCATGCCTTTGCACTCTCGCCGTCGGCTGCGGCCCCTCCTACACGACCGTTCCGGTGTCGGGGACCGTGACCGTAAACGGAAAACCCGCAGCAAATGTCTGGCTTCAGTTCGAACTAATCGAAAACGGGGTCAATGCCCCGCGATCAACAGCGACCACCGATGACAGCGGAAAATTCACGCTCAGTTTAGCGACGGAGGATGGAGGAGTCGGTGCGGTACCAGGCGAACATGTTGTGCGACTAGCGCCTAAAGGAGAAGACAACGAGGCGATGGAGGGCCCCGAAGCAGACGCCCCTCGCAAAATGCGGTTGCCAGAAGAAGCAACCGGTGGAAAAATCAAATTCACCATACCGGAGGAAGGAACCGATTCAGCAAACTTCGACTTTTAG
- a CDS encoding motility protein A: MDIASLIGLILAVGLIVGSMLMGSAPMTAFVDIPSFLVVVGGAVAAAMICFPLKSMLGVPKVMMKVFLNKNEDVSKLIQQIVALAETARRDGLLALEAQISDIENPLVKTGLQMAVDGSTPETVEEVLRTEVNAISTRHREGKSVMDQLGRFAPAYGMIGTLMGLIMMLSDMSDPSGIGAGMAVALITTLYGAIVANVVFSPFAEKLGLLSRKEMIGMEIAIRGVMAIQSGESPRAIDQKLQTFLPPKLRSKE, translated from the coding sequence ATGGATATTGCTTCGCTAATTGGTTTGATTCTGGCGGTCGGTTTGATCGTTGGTTCGATGTTGATGGGGTCGGCTCCCATGACTGCGTTTGTCGATATTCCATCGTTCTTGGTGGTGGTTGGGGGAGCGGTCGCGGCGGCAATGATTTGTTTTCCGCTGAAGAGCATGTTGGGGGTTCCCAAGGTGATGATGAAGGTCTTCCTTAACAAAAACGAAGACGTATCCAAGTTGATTCAGCAGATCGTTGCTCTGGCAGAAACCGCTCGACGCGATGGACTGCTGGCGTTGGAAGCTCAGATTTCTGATATCGAAAACCCGCTTGTCAAAACCGGTTTACAGATGGCGGTCGACGGTAGCACACCGGAAACGGTGGAAGAGGTTTTGCGAACCGAAGTCAACGCGATCAGTACTCGCCATCGCGAAGGGAAGAGCGTGATGGATCAGTTGGGGCGGTTTGCTCCGGCTTATGGAATGATCGGAACGTTGATGGGATTGATCATGATGCTGAGCGACATGAGTGACCCGTCGGGGATTGGAGCCGGGATGGCCGTGGCTTTGATCACGACGCTCTACGGAGCGATCGTAGCCAATGTGGTCTTTTCGCCATTCGCTGAAAAGTTAGGGCTGCTTAGTCGCAAGGAAATGATTGGGATGGAGATCGCCATTCGTGGTGTGATGGCCATCCAGTCGGGAGAAAGCCCCCGTGCGATCGATCAAAAATTGCAAACCTTCTTGCCGCCTAAATTGCGTTCAAAGGAATAA